One genomic window of Thermodesulfobacteriota bacterium includes the following:
- a CDS encoding glycosyltransferase family 2 protein, translating to MGSKGLETISIIVPVFNEVDNISPLVDRLVETMKRLNRPYEVIFIDDGSIDGTLEALIEAHRKDPHIKIISFTRNFGQTAALSAGIDSCFGDIIIPMDGDLQNDPEDIPHLLKKMDEGYDVVSGWRKDRKDPFFTRRLPSLIANKLISIISGVPLHDYGCTLKAYKKDILKNIRLYGEMHRFIPIYAKWVGAKVTEIPVRHSERRSGSSKYGLIRVFKVLLDLMVVKFLMSYSQKPIYVFGGMGLFMILGAFLSGFFALYLKYVEGTSFIQTPLPLLFVLLMILGFFSILMGFLAEIMTRTYYESQGKPTYHIKETIP from the coding sequence ATGGGATCAAAAGGACTCGAAACCATTTCGATCATCGTCCCTGTGTTTAACGAAGTGGACAACATTTCTCCGCTGGTGGATCGGTTGGTCGAAACAATGAAGAGGTTGAACAGACCCTATGAGGTGATCTTTATTGACGATGGAAGCATCGACGGCACCCTCGAGGCATTGATAGAGGCCCACCGTAAAGACCCCCACATAAAAATCATCAGTTTTACTCGAAATTTTGGGCAGACGGCTGCATTAAGCGCAGGGATTGACTCCTGCTTCGGGGATATCATTATTCCGATGGATGGTGATCTGCAGAACGACCCAGAAGATATCCCTCATCTTTTGAAGAAGATGGATGAAGGATATGACGTGGTAAGTGGGTGGCGGAAAGATCGAAAAGACCCCTTTTTTACTCGAAGGCTTCCCTCGCTCATCGCCAATAAATTGATCTCTATTATCAGCGGCGTGCCCCTTCATGACTATGGCTGCACCCTAAAGGCCTACAAAAAGGATATCTTAAAAAATATCAGACTTTACGGTGAAATGCATCGTTTCATTCCCATCTATGCAAAATGGGTTGGGGCCAAAGTCACCGAGATACCCGTCCGGCATTCCGAGAGAAGATCGGGTTCTTCAAAATATGGTTTGATCAGGGTATTCAAGGTCCTCCTGGATCTCATGGTGGTCAAGTTTCTCATGTCCTATTCTCAGAAACCGATCTATGTTTTTGGAGGGATGGGGTTGTTCATGATCCTCGGGGCCTTTCTTTCAGGGTTCTTTGCCCTTTATTTAAAATATGTTGAAGGGACTTCCTTTATCCAGACTCCTTTACCTCTCCTTTTTGTCCTCCTCATGATTCTGGGCTTTTTCTCGATCCTTATGGGATTTCTCGCCGAGATCATGACCCGAACGTATTACGAGTCTCAGGGAAAACCGACCTATCACATCAAAGAGACCATTCCGTAA